The Chloroflexota bacterium genome includes a region encoding these proteins:
- the rpmB gene encoding 50S ribosomal protein L28 — protein sequence MRSRCELCGKGAAFGHNVSHSHRKTNRRWLPNIQKARVVLNGYVRTLQICTRCMRTQRKQTSS from the coding sequence ATGCGAAGCCGATGCGAGCTGTGCGGTAAAGGCGCCGCGTTTGGGCACAACGTGAGCCACTCGCACCGCAAGACCAACCGGCGCTGGCTGCCCAACATTCAGAAGGCGCGCGTTGTGCTGAACGGCTACGTCCGCACACTCCAGATCTGCACCCGCTGCATGCGGACGCAGCGAAAGCAGACCTCGTCCTAA